The nucleotide sequence AGCTGAGCACGCGGCTCGGGTACGACCCCAGCGCAATCGTCGGCCTCGTCGACGACCTGGAGAAGCTCGGATTCGCCGAACGCCGGCCGGCCCCGGAGGACCGCCGCAGCCGGATCGTGGTCCTCACCGAGGACGGCCGGGCGTTCCTGCGCGGCACCGACGAGGCGGGTCTGCGGGTGACGAACGAACTGCTCGGCCCCCTGGACCCGGCCGAACGCGAGACGCTGCACACGCTGCTGCGGCGGATCGCCGAGGACGGTCTCGGCTGACGCCGTGAGGAGGACCCGATGGACGCGGGTACCCCCGCGGTGACCGCCCGCTCCGCGCCCGGCCGGCTGCTGGCGGTGCTCGCCGCGTTCGACCACGCGCATCCGGCGCTGTCGCTCACCGAGATCAGCCGCCGCGCCGGGCTGCCGCTCACCACCGCGCACCGGCTGGTCAGCGCCCTGACCGAGTGGGGCGCCCTCGAACGGGACCCGTCCGGCGTCTACCACGTGGGGCTGCGGCTGTGGGAGGTGGCGGCCCTGGCGCCGCGCGGCCTGGCACTGCGGCAGGTCGCGCTGCCGTACCTGGAGGACCTGTACGAGGCCACGCACGAGAACGTCCAGCTCGCGGTGCGGGACGGGTCCGAGGTCGTCTACACCGAGTGGCTGTCGGGCCGTTCGGCGGTCGGCGTCCACATCCGGGTGGGCGCACGCTGGCCCCTGCACGTCACCGGCGTGGGCCTCGTACTGCTCGCGCACGGCGACTCCGCGCTGCGCGAGGCCTACTGCGCGGGCCCGCTGGTCTCCTGCACCGCCCACACCATCACCGATCCGGTGCGGTTGCGCCGGGTCCTCGCCGAGGTCCGGCGCACGGGCGTCGCGGTGAGCAGCCGGCAGGTCACCGAGGACGCCCTGTCGGTCGCCGCGCCGGTCAGGGGTCCCGGCGGAGCGGTGGTCGCCGCCGTCTCGGTCGTCGTCCCGCACGCCGACGCCCGGGTCCCGGTCCTGGCCCCGGCCGTACGCCTCGCGGCCCGCGGAATCTCCCGCGCCCTGGGCTGGCACCCGGAACCCCGGACCCCTTGAACCCCCCGACCACCACCCCCGCCCGCCCCTGCCCCACCCCGTCCGGGGTCGGGCTCGCGGCCGACCCCGGACGGGGTGGGGCGGCGGGCCCGGCACAGTCGGGGGCGCTCCCGCATCGCAGGCCCCGCCCGGGCGGTACCGGCTCGGCGGGGTCCGGGCCGAGGGCCGCCGGACACATACCGCGACCGCCCGGACCGCCCCGGCACCGTCACGGGCGGCAACCCGGCCCCACGGGCGCCGTGCCCGTACGGGACGACGGCTCGGCGTCGGCGTCTCTCATCTCGTCCTCACCGGAATCTCAGGTCCCGACCGTGGGATTCACAGGGTCGCCCCATCTGCGCGGCGCAGGATGCAGGCGCAAAGGTGGACAACTCAGGAAGGCGTGCCGTGGGCGTGTCGCACATATCGAACCGGTCCGGGAAGCAGCAGGGGGGATGGTCCCGGCGCGGGATCCTGGGCGTGCTGGGCGCCGTCCCGGCCGTCGCGCTGACCGGATGCGGTTCCGGGTCCGCGGACGCCTCGGAGAACACGCCGACCGGGACGGGCACCGGCACCGGCACGTCGGGGTCGGCGTCCGCGAAGGCCTCGCCCGCCGCCAAGGAGCCCGTGATCTCGTTCAGCCCGGCCGACGGCACCAGGAAGGCGGCCTTCACCGGCCCCGTCGAGGTCACCGTGACCGACGGCACCCTCGCCTCCGTGACGGTGACGGGCAACGACGGCTCGACGCTGGCCGGCTCCCTGGACGCGGCCGGGACCACGTGGACGTCCACGGCGCACCCGTACTCGGGAACCAAGTACACGGTGACCGCCCGGGCGCAGGGCGCCGGGGCGCGCACGGCCACCTTCACGACCAGGGCCCCCGGCGAGACCTTCGTCGGCCGCTTCACGCCCGAGGCGGACTCCACCTCCGGCGTGGGCATGCCGGTCTCGATCAACTTCTCGCACGCCGTGTCGGACAAGGCGGCCGTGCAGAAGGCGATCACGGTGACCGCCGAACCGGCCGTGGAGATCGTCGGACACTGGTTCGGCGACACCCGCCTGGACTTCCGTCCGCGGACGTACTGGGCGGCCGGGACGACGATCACCCTCGCCCTGCGCCTCAAGGACGTCGAGGGGACGGACGGCGTGTACGGGACGCAGTCGAAGGACGTCACGTTCCACATCGGCCGCGCGCAGATCAGCACCGTCGATCTCAGGGCCAAGAAGATGACGGTCGAGCGCGGCGGGACGACCCTGGCCACCTACCCGGTCACGGGTGGCGACGCCGACCACACCACCTGGTCCGGGATCATGGTGATCAGCGAGCGGTTCCGGGAGACCAGGATGGAGTCCTCCACGGTCGGCCTCGGCGACGAGTACGACATCTCCGACGTGCCGCACGCCCAGCGGCTGACCACCTCGGGCACGTTCATCCACGGCAACTACTGGGCGGCTTCCTCGGTGTTCGGCAGCCGGAACACCAGTCACGGCTGCGTGGGCCTGCACGACGCCAAGGGCGCGGACGACCCCTCCGTCGCGGGCTCCGCGTTCTACGCGAGCTCGATGCTCGGCGACGTGGTCGTCGTGAAGAACTCCGGCGAGCGGACCGTCGACCCGGCCAACGGGCTGAACGGCTGGAACCTGTCCTGGGCCGACTGGCGGGCGGGCAGCGCGCTTTAGCCCCTTTGCGTGGTTCAAGCCCTGAACTTCCTTACCCCTCAAGGACTTTCCTTGCTTTAACTCTTGACGGCCCCCGGGACGGAGAGCACATTGGGCCCACTTTGAGAGCGCTCTCAAAGCGCTGTCGAAGACACCCGCGCCCATCACTCCGTACCCGAGAGGCACCCCTCCATGAGCGCAACCTCCGGCATACCGCGACGGCGACGCGCGCTCGTCGCCGTGCTCAGCACCCTCGGCCTGGCGGCCGCCGCGGCGGCCGCCGTCACCCTTCCCGCGAACGCCTCCGCGCCCACACCCCCCACCGGCTGGTCGCAGGTCTTCCTCGACGACTTCACCGGCGCCGCCGGCAGCGCGGTCAGCTCCACCAACTGGCAGTACAGCACCGGGACTTCGTATCCGGGCGGACCCGCCAACTGGGGCACCGGCGAGGTCGAGACGATGACCAACAGCACCAGCAACGTCTCGCTCGACGGCAACGGCAACCTGCGCATCACGCCGCTGCGGGACTCCGCGGGCCGCTGGACCTCGGGCCGTATCGAGACCAAGCGGACCGACTTCCAGCCCCCGTCCGGCGGCAAGCTGCGCGTCGAGGCGCGGATCCAGATGCCGAACGTGACGGGCACCGCCGCCGAGGGCTACTGGCCCGCGTTCTGGGCGCTCGGCGCGCCCTACCGCGGCAACTACCAGAACTGGCCGGGCGTCGGCGAGCTGGACATCATGGAGAACGTCCAGGGCCTGAACAAGGTGTGGGCCACCATGCACTGCGGCACCAGCCCGGGCGGCCCGTGCAACGAGACCTCCGGCATCGGCAACTCCGTCGCCTGTCCGAACACGACCTGCCAGTCCGGCTTCCACACCTACGCGATGGAGTGGGACCGCTCGGTGACCCCCGAGGCGATCCGCTTCTACGTCGACGGCGTCAACTACCACACCGTCACCGCGAACCAGGTCGACGCGACGACCTGGACCAACGCCACCAACCACGGCTACTTCGTGATCCTGAACGTGGCGATGGGCGGCGGCTTCCCCGACGCCTTCGGCGGCGGCCTCGACGGGGACACCGTCCCGGGCCACCCGATGGTGGTGGACTACGTGCAGGTGCTCCAGGCCGCGGGCGGTGGGAGCGGTACCACGCCTCCGCCGACCGGCAGCCGTGACGCCTACGGCACGATCCAGGCCGAGTCGTACGACAGCCAGTCCGGCACCATCACCGAGACGACGACCGACACCGGCGGCGGCCAGAACATCGGCGCCCTCGCCAACGGCGACTACGCACTCTACAAGGGCGTCACCTTCGGTTCGACGCCCGCGACCCAGTTCAGCGCACGGGTCGCCGGCGGGGCGGCGAGCGGCGTCAGCGGGCTGGTCGAGGTGCGCCTCGACAGCCGGACCGCGACCCCGGTCGGCAGCTTCGCCGTCGGCAACACGGGCGGCTGGCAGTCGTGGCGGACGATCCCCGCGAACATCAGCTCCGTCACCGGCACCCACGACGTCTACCTGACCTTCACCAGCGGCCAGCCGGCGGACTTCGTGAACGTCAACTGGTTCACCTTCGGTCACTGACCGGCCCGTTCCCCGGCACGGCACACCCCGGTCGCCTCAGCGCAGTTCCGCGCGGAAGGCGACCGGGGTGCTGCCCGTGTGCAGCTGGAAGAACTTGGAGAAGTTCGCCGGGTCGGGGAAGCCCACCGCCGCGCCGACCCGGCCGATCGGCAGGTCCGTGTGGGCCAGGAGCCGTTTCGCCTCCAGGACGACCCGTTTGTCGATGAAGCCCTTGGGCGTCTCGCCGGTGGCCGCGCGCACCGCGCGCACGAGGGTGCGGCGGGAGTAGCCGAGGGCGTCGGCGTACGCGCTGACGCTGTGGTTGGTGGCGAAGTCGCGCTCCACCGCGTCCCGGAAGAGCGTGAACGTGGTGTCGCCCTGGCGGCGCGCCGCCTCCTCGCTGCTCGCCGCGAGGTGGGCGAGGCGCAGCAGGAACGCCGTCAGGGAGTGCCGCAGCACCGCCGTGTGCAGGCTCAGCGGCAGGGTCGCGCCGGCGCCGCCGTCGTCGTACTCCCCGCGCAGATAGGTCAGTGCCGCGCGCAGTCCAGCGAGTTGCGGCCCGTCGGGGCGCAGCAGCGGGGGCAGGTCGTAGCGGTAGAGGCCGGTGGCCTCGACGGTGGCGCGCGGCAGGAAGCCTGGCTGCATGGTCAGGACCGTTCCGCGGTACCCGCCCGACCTCGAGAAGCGGTGGACCTGGCCCGGGCGGATCCACAGCAGGTCGCCGGCCCTCGCCTCGTGCTCGGCGAAGTCGATCATGTGCCGGACGGGGCCGTCGTCGAAGAGCATCACCACGTGGAAGTCGATGCGGTGGACGCGGTCCAGCGGGGCATCAGAGTGCCAGGTGCGTCCCACGTCCATGGGCCCCACCTGCATGCCGACGCCGCCGACGCTGTGCTCGACGGGAAAGGGAAAGGTCCTGATGCCCTCACCGGCGCCGTCTTGGGTGTGTGTGTCCGCCATGTCCGCCTCGTACCGCCCGCTTGCCGCCCGGGGGTGCTCATATGTCGCCCGCCGGTGTCCCACATTCACCACAGGCTGACACAGGGAGACCTTCCTTCGTAAAAGTCAGACTTTTAGGTTTGAACACATCAGAGCAACAGACCCGCTCCCGTCGAGGATTTCTTGAAGATGAGCACGCAGACACCGCACCCCTTCGAGTGGACCGACATCGACCGGCGTGCCGTCGACACCGCCCGCCTGCTCGCCGCGGATGCCGTACAGCGGGTGGGCAACGGCCACCCCGGAACCGCGATGAGCCTGGCCCCGGTCGCGTACACGATCTTTCAGAAGGTGATGCGGCACGATCCGGCCGATCCGGAGTGGACGGGCCGCGACCGCTTCGTCCTGTCCCCAGGGCACACCTCGCTGACCCTCTACACCCAGCTCTTCCTCGCCGGCTACGAGCTGGAGCTGGAGGACCTGAAGCGCTTCCGCACGCACGGCTCGAAGACGCCCGGCCACCCCGAGTACGGGCACACCGCCGGTGTGGAGACCACCACCGGCCCGCTCGGCCAGGGCCTCGCGAACGCCG is from Streptomyces asoensis and encodes:
- a CDS encoding MarR family winged helix-turn-helix transcriptional regulator, whose translation is MRGLHADTGYLLYRLGLRSGQLFNTSLQESGVRLRHYAVLRFLATSEGALQRELSTRLGYDPSAIVGLVDDLEKLGFAERRPAPEDRRSRIVVLTEDGRAFLRGTDEAGLRVTNELLGPLDPAERETLHTLLRRIAEDGLG
- a CDS encoding IclR family transcriptional regulator, with translation MDAGTPAVTARSAPGRLLAVLAAFDHAHPALSLTEISRRAGLPLTTAHRLVSALTEWGALERDPSGVYHVGLRLWEVAALAPRGLALRQVALPYLEDLYEATHENVQLAVRDGSEVVYTEWLSGRSAVGVHIRVGARWPLHVTGVGLVLLAHGDSALREAYCAGPLVSCTAHTITDPVRLRRVLAEVRRTGVAVSSRQVTEDALSVAAPVRGPGGAVVAAVSVVVPHADARVPVLAPAVRLAARGISRALGWHPEPRTP
- a CDS encoding L,D-transpeptidase → MGVSHISNRSGKQQGGWSRRGILGVLGAVPAVALTGCGSGSADASENTPTGTGTGTGTSGSASAKASPAAKEPVISFSPADGTRKAAFTGPVEVTVTDGTLASVTVTGNDGSTLAGSLDAAGTTWTSTAHPYSGTKYTVTARAQGAGARTATFTTRAPGETFVGRFTPEADSTSGVGMPVSINFSHAVSDKAAVQKAITVTAEPAVEIVGHWFGDTRLDFRPRTYWAAGTTITLALRLKDVEGTDGVYGTQSKDVTFHIGRAQISTVDLRAKKMTVERGGTTLATYPVTGGDADHTTWSGIMVISERFRETRMESSTVGLGDEYDISDVPHAQRLTTSGTFIHGNYWAASSVFGSRNTSHGCVGLHDAKGADDPSVAGSAFYASSMLGDVVVVKNSGERTVDPANGLNGWNLSWADWRAGSAL
- a CDS encoding glycoside hydrolase family 16 protein, with the translated sequence MSATSGIPRRRRALVAVLSTLGLAAAAAAAVTLPANASAPTPPTGWSQVFLDDFTGAAGSAVSSTNWQYSTGTSYPGGPANWGTGEVETMTNSTSNVSLDGNGNLRITPLRDSAGRWTSGRIETKRTDFQPPSGGKLRVEARIQMPNVTGTAAEGYWPAFWALGAPYRGNYQNWPGVGELDIMENVQGLNKVWATMHCGTSPGGPCNETSGIGNSVACPNTTCQSGFHTYAMEWDRSVTPEAIRFYVDGVNYHTVTANQVDATTWTNATNHGYFVILNVAMGGGFPDAFGGGLDGDTVPGHPMVVDYVQVLQAAGGGSGTTPPPTGSRDAYGTIQAESYDSQSGTITETTTDTGGGQNIGALANGDYALYKGVTFGSTPATQFSARVAGGAASGVSGLVEVRLDSRTATPVGSFAVGNTGGWQSWRTIPANISSVTGTHDVYLTFTSGQPADFVNVNWFTFGH
- a CDS encoding helix-turn-helix domain-containing protein — protein: MADTHTQDGAGEGIRTFPFPVEHSVGGVGMQVGPMDVGRTWHSDAPLDRVHRIDFHVVMLFDDGPVRHMIDFAEHEARAGDLLWIRPGQVHRFSRSGGYRGTVLTMQPGFLPRATVEATGLYRYDLPPLLRPDGPQLAGLRAALTYLRGEYDDGGAGATLPLSLHTAVLRHSLTAFLLRLAHLAASSEEAARRQGDTTFTLFRDAVERDFATNHSVSAYADALGYSRRTLVRAVRAATGETPKGFIDKRVVLEAKRLLAHTDLPIGRVGAAVGFPDPANFSKFFQLHTGSTPVAFRAELR